GAACCGATCTTAGTGCTTCGCATTACGCCGGCCCATTGCCGAAACAATCAGCTTCTTAGCCAGGAGTCTCAAAATGGATCCGCTCAGCCAACTGTTGATGCTTAACGACATGCGCGGTTATGTGGCGCGCGATTGTCATTTCAGCGGCGAGTGGCGCTCGCCGCATGCCGCCGGGGAGTGGAGCCAGATCCGCTGGCACATGGTGCTGGCGGGCAGCTGTCGGCTGGAGATCCCCGGCGGCCGGCCGGTACCCCTGGAGCAAGGCAGCCTGCTGTTCTTGCCGCACAACTCAGCCCACCGGCTGCTGCCGGAGGTGGCCGATAGCGCCACGCACCTGCTGTGCGGCGTGCAAATCTTGCCGCACGGCGCATCGCCGCTGCTGGCGAGCCTGCCGGAATGTTTGCTGTTCAACAGCTGCCAACAGGGACGGCTGGCGCTGCTGCAGGCGACTGGCCAGCTGCTGAGCGATGAGTTCAGCCAACAGGGCCAGGGGCACAGCGCCATTGTCAGTCAGACCATGGCGCTGCTGTTCGCGCTGGCGATCCGCGCCTGGCTCGCCAAGCCGAATCAGAGCGGCAATCTGGTCGCCGCGTTGCTGCACCCGCAGTTGGGCAACGTGGTTGAACAGATGCTGCGCCGCCCGCAACACTCCTGGACGCTGGTGGAACTGAGCGAACTGGCCCATATGTCGCGCGCCAACTTCGCCCGCGTCTTCCGCCAGGCCACGCAGCAAACGCCGCTGCAGGCCCTTACCGCCATCCGCATGCAGCTGGCGGCCCGGCTGCTGGCGCGCCAGGCGTTGCCGCTGAGCCGTATCGCCGAACAGGCCGGCTACTCGTCGGAGGTGGCGCTACACAAAGCCTTCACCCGCCACTTCGGCCTGACGCCGGGAAAATTTCGCCAGCAGGCCGCCGAGGCACCGCCGGACGCCGGTCCGATCCCGGCGTAACCGCCCACCCCGCCTTATTGTTTAGTAAACAACACGGCCGCTGTCTGACGATTCTCACAAATGCGCAATCCCATGCGCGCGGCACTCCGGTTGCGGCTTGCCTGCGGCCGGCTTCCCTTATAGATTGCAGGCTAACGGCAGGCAGCAAGGTATCGGCAAATGGCAAATATTCGTGATGTCGCGCGGTTGGCCGGCGTTTCCATCAGCAGCGTGTCGAACCTGCTGAATAACCGCAGCCACCAGATGAGCGCGCAGACTCGTGAGCGCATCGAACAAGCGATGGCGGCCCTGGGCTATCGGCCGGCCCGAGCGGCGGCGGTACCCGCACCGCAGGCGAAGATCATCGGCCTGCTGCTGCCGTCGATCGTCAACCCGAGCTTTTCAGCGCTGGCTCATGCGGTCGACGGTGCAGCACGGGCTTATCGCTACCGCGTCTTGCTCGGCAACGCCTACCGCCAGGAACAGGAAGAGGCCGCATTTATCGACGATATGTTCCTGCATGGCGTGCGCGGCATCATCGTGGCGGCGAGCGACATTCGCCAGACCCATTTTGTCCGGGCCGCCGAGCGGGGCATGAAGATCGTCAGCTACGACAATCCGTTCCCCGAGCAGGCGGCCATCGATACTCCGCTGTTTGACAGCGTGTCGATGGACAATATCGCCGCCGGGCGCCTGGCCGCGCAGCACCTGCTCGAACGCGGCTGCCGACACATCGTGTTCGCCACCGAAGCGACGCTGACCGTCGGGCGCAGCCACAAGATCGACGGTTTTCTGAGTGCGCTGGGGCACAGCCTGAGCGAACGCCAACGGGTGATCGAAGGCAAGGCCAACAGCGCCTACGGCGACACGGAAATGTTCGAATTGGGGCTGACGCTGGCGCCGCGCGTGCTCGCGTTGACGCCGCGCCCGGACGGCATCGTGGCGATTAACGATGCACTGGGCATCGGGCTGATGGTGGGATTGCGCACCGCCGGCGTCCAGGTGCCCGCAGACATCTCGGTGATCGGCATCGATAATATCGCGCTTGCCGGCCTGGCCGAACCGGGGCTGACGTCCGTCAGGCCGCCGCTGGCGGAGATGGCGCTGCTGATGGTCGAACGCCTGATCGGACGCATCAACAATGATTCGCAACCGCCCGGCGAATTTCTCTTCCCGCCGACGGTCATCAGCCGACGCTCGGTCAAAGCCGCCGGCTAAATGAAATAATGACGTCTTCCCCAGACGATGCGCAGAGGCATCGTCCGGATTGGTATCAGCCAAAAACAAAGGAAAAGGCCGGCGCGCTTAAGGGATACCCGCGCCCCAATGAATCAGTGTCGTGCCGTTATTTAACGTTCAGCTCAGGGTAATGAGCCGGGCTTCTATTATTCCGATTAACCACATTGGAAATATCAAAATGAAAATAAACAAGCCGCAGGATATTGAACGCAGCGCTATCAGGAAATTGACGCTGCATATTGTCCCCCTCATGATTTTATTGTATTTCCTGGCCTTTCTCGATCGCAATAATATGGCCTACGCCGCCAAAGCGCTGGAGGATAACCTGGGACTGACCGCCTCGGCATTCGGTTTCGCCTCCGGGATTTTCTTTATCGGCTATTTCCTGTTTGAAATACCCAGCAACGCCGGCACCATTAAATTCGGCCCGCGCATTTGGTTCGCCAGAATATTAATTTCCTGGGGCATCTTCGCGACCCTGCTCGGTTTTGTGCGCACGCCGCTGGAGTTGTATATTTGCCGTTTTATGCTGGGCGTATGCGAAGCCGGTTTCTTTCCCTCGGTGGTGTATTACTTCACGGTCTTCTTCCCGGAAAAGTACCGCACCAAAATTCTCGGCATGTTTATCATCGTTCAGCCGCTGTCCAACGCCGTCGGCTCGCCGATTTCCGGTTTTATTCTCAATATTCAGCATGACTGGTTCGGGTTCGCCCCCTGGCAGCTGCTGTTTATCCTCGAAGGGCTGCCGCCGATCGTCATCGGCCTGCTGATCCCGTTCCTGATCAAGAACTCGCCCAAGGACGTCGGCTATCTGAACGTCGAGGAAAAAGCCTGGCTGATGAGCAACGCCGGCCGCTCCAAATCCGGCTCTAAAATCACGCTGGGCGACTTCCTGAAAGGGATTAAAAACAAGAAATATCTGCTCTACGCACTGCTCAACTTCGGCATGGTGTGCGGCATTTATGGCTTCGGCACCTGGCTGCCGTCGATCATTACCGCCCTTTCCGGCAGCGATATTTTCCGCGTCAGCCTGCTGGCGCTCATTCCCTATGGCCTGGCCGCGCTGCTGGTGTATCCGTGGAGTCTGTGGGCCAGCAAAACCAAAAAGCTTGGCGTGTTCGCCGGCATCAGCATGGTGGTCGCCGCCATCGGCCTGATGGGCGCGGTAACGTTTTTTAAATACGATCCGCTTATCGCGTTGTCGTTCCTGTGCATCGCCGCCATCGGCATCTACACCGCCGTGCCGCCGTTTTTATCCATGCCCGCCAACATTTCCACCGGCGCAGCCGCGGCCGCCGGGCTGGCGGTAGTCAGCTGCATCGGC
The sequence above is drawn from the Serratia sp. FDAARGOS_506 genome and encodes:
- a CDS encoding cupin domain-containing protein, whose amino-acid sequence is MDPLSQLLMLNDMRGYVARDCHFSGEWRSPHAAGEWSQIRWHMVLAGSCRLEIPGGRPVPLEQGSLLFLPHNSAHRLLPEVADSATHLLCGVQILPHGASPLLASLPECLLFNSCQQGRLALLQATGQLLSDEFSQQGQGHSAIVSQTMALLFALAIRAWLAKPNQSGNLVAALLHPQLGNVVEQMLRRPQHSWTLVELSELAHMSRANFARVFRQATQQTPLQALTAIRMQLAARLLARQALPLSRIAEQAGYSSEVALHKAFTRHFGLTPGKFRQQAAEAPPDAGPIPA
- a CDS encoding LacI family DNA-binding transcriptional regulator, whose amino-acid sequence is MANIRDVARLAGVSISSVSNLLNNRSHQMSAQTRERIEQAMAALGYRPARAAAVPAPQAKIIGLLLPSIVNPSFSALAHAVDGAARAYRYRVLLGNAYRQEQEEAAFIDDMFLHGVRGIIVAASDIRQTHFVRAAERGMKIVSYDNPFPEQAAIDTPLFDSVSMDNIAAGRLAAQHLLERGCRHIVFATEATLTVGRSHKIDGFLSALGHSLSERQRVIEGKANSAYGDTEMFELGLTLAPRVLALTPRPDGIVAINDALGIGLMVGLRTAGVQVPADISVIGIDNIALAGLAEPGLTSVRPPLAEMALLMVERLIGRINNDSQPPGEFLFPPTVISRRSVKAAG
- a CDS encoding MFS transporter: MILLYFLAFLDRNNMAYAAKALEDNLGLTASAFGFASGIFFIGYFLFEIPSNAGTIKFGPRIWFARILISWGIFATLLGFVRTPLELYICRFMLGVCEAGFFPSVVYYFTVFFPEKYRTKILGMFIIVQPLSNAVGSPISGFILNIQHDWFGFAPWQLLFILEGLPPIVIGLLIPFLIKNSPKDVGYLNVEEKAWLMSNAGRSKSGSKITLGDFLKGIKNKKYLLYALLNFGMVCGIYGFGTWLPSIITALSGSDIFRVSLLALIPYGLAALLVYPWSLWASKTKKLGVFAGISMVVAAIGLMGAVTFFKYDPLIALSFLCIAAIGIYTAVPPFLSMPANISTGAAAAAGLAVVSCIGNIGGFVAPYAVGVLNDLTGNSAPGLFFLASCLLTTGLICIFYCAKQREGVINS